A part of Rhopalosiphum maidis isolate BTI-1 chromosome 3, ASM367621v3, whole genome shotgun sequence genomic DNA contains:
- the LOC113559968 gene encoding uncharacterized protein LOC113559968: protein MRITIDGHQVTTRESLKYLGLQPDSKWSFSAHAKAIAAKPGKVVQNLSKIMPNISAAKSRKRKLLSNVVHSILLYGAPIWAQDMSKTGWTTLLKIQRRICLRVASAYCTVSSDAAGVITCIAPLDLMANERRNMYELRGNTIIQHAEDTLIA from the coding sequence ATGCGCATCACTATCGATGGTCACCAAGTGACCACACGCGAGAGCTTAAAATACCTCGGGCTGCAACCGGACAGCAAGTGGTCGTTTTCAGCTCATGCCAAAGCAATTGCGGCAAAACCTGGCAAAGTCGTCCAAAATTTGTCTAAAATAATGCCCAATATAAGCGCTGCAAAATCGCGGAAGAGGAAGTTACTCAGCAATGTGGTGCACTCTATCCTGTTGTACGGCGCTCCGATATGGGCACAGGATATGAGTAAGACAGGTTGGACTACGCTGCTGAAAATACAAAGAAGGATCTGCCTGAGAGTAGCTTCGGCATACTGCACGGTATCCAGCGATGCCGCAGGAGTCATCACATGCATTGCCCCACTGGACCTCATGGCTAACGAAAGAAGAAACATGTATGAACTCAGAGGTAACACAATAATCCAACACGCCGAAGACACGCTGATAGCTTAG